From Tripterygium wilfordii isolate XIE 37 chromosome 13, ASM1340144v1, whole genome shotgun sequence, the proteins below share one genomic window:
- the LOC120012838 gene encoding TNF receptor-associated factor homolog 1a-like translates to MAGTASEESGLGSSMDGSSSAAEASGEWRCSEQVENGTPSTSPPYWDIDEDDDGPKPSELFERHTWEIKKFSQITKRELRSDVFEAGGYKWYILIYPQGCDVCNHLSLFLCVADHEKLLPGWSHFAQFTIAVVNKDPKKSKYSDTLHRFWKKEHDWGWKKFMELSKVLDGFIDADSLIIKAQVQVIREKADRPFRCLDCQYRRELVRVYLTNVEQICRRFLEEKRGKLARLIEDKARWSSFRAFWSAMDQNTQQRMSKEKRDAILKVVVKHFFIEKEVTSTLVMDSLYSGLKALEDQAKGKKGRAKLLDVEEMPAPIVCVDKDMFVLVDDVLLLLQRAALEPLPPKDEKGPQNRTKDGSSGDDFNKDFIEHDEKRLTELGRRTVEIFALIHIFSNKIEVAYQEAVALKRQEELIREEEASWLAESEQKSKRGALEKEKKLKKKQSKQKRNNRKGRDRGRESVVTQEKLLDELPSETRDSFVEDEPPVVEKPDVMEDISDVSDSVDGVAEVVPLDSEERDASLVSWDNDTSEVHHLTEAGSSEIDGLSSVPNGTDRRSSSAMDDSSSTCSTDSVPSVVMTGSYKGSSFSNYQNKKLRSREKSRQGKVTCDGVGWANGMDNRTTVPVVDAMDIRDASGNSKAGESESETPQSMQGQINCIEQSAFKKEEVVPPKKKLDSKDLDVERSNKEKAIASPPSPKSPPRNLPSGLPLKSGQNVMLKSEQKISAPVDPAPVKKVSLNSSPQSGKVSSLITLSQNSRMSKLEASNTIAEKPTEKPVPQQVPSMSRPSSARLTMVQTATGRLGPDLSPDTHSHGPQSYQNAIMSHPVGSGSAAFNHPSPTSSGITPSTAYSQSPSLLSAPMFVPQSSERVGLNSVQSGFSYGMGTVDVVQNGPQWLEGSQRDGNRILHHDPSPLLNGIQYLDLYKPVNVGSRKHFSPEFSASTSGCHTQGVVTDEFPHLDIINDLLDDEQGIKRDRTNTVFQSLCNGRLLNRQFSYPREVGESGDLGTSSSSGRIERSQSYQDDRFRRGYSPPSSHFDSMGDFFPRSNRSLPYANGHIDGLMPNHWQPTSYDLSLLGGTRNADGDGYPYYSSNLACGINGYTVYRPSNGH, encoded by the exons ATGGCGGGAACTGCGAGTGAGGAGTCTGGATTGGGAAGCTCTATGGATGGAAGTTCTAGTGCAGCGGAAGCATCGGGAGAGTGGCGGTGTTCTGAACAAGTTGAAAATGGAACCCCATCAACATCACCCCCTTATTGGGAcattgatgaagatgatgatg GGCCAAAACCTTCCGAGTTATTTGAAAGACATACATGGGAGATAAAGAAATTTTCGCAGATCACTAAAAGAGAACTTCGTAGTGATGTATTTGAGGCCGGCGGCTACAAATG gtatattttaatttatcccCAGGGCTGTGATGTTTGCAACCATCTCTCTTTATTTCTCTGTGTTGCCGACCATGAAAAACTTCTTCCAG gttGGAGTCATTTTGCACAGTTCACGATAGCTGTGGTGAATAAAGATCCTAAGAAGTCAAAATATTCTG ATACACTCCATCGATTTTGGAAGAAAGAACATGACTGGGGTTGGAAGAAGTTCATGGAGCTATCAAAAGTGCTAGATGGGTTTATTGATGCCGACTCTCTAATTATAAAGGCCCAAGTGCAAGTGATCAG GGAAAAAGCTGATAGGCCTTTTCGTTGCCTTGATTGTCAGTATCGGAGGGAACTTGTTAGGGTGTATCTGACAAATGTTGAGCAGATTTGTCGGCGTTTTTTGGAGGAGAAACGAGGCAAGCTGGCGAGGTTGATAGAAGATAAAGCTAGATGGTCAAG CTTCCGTGCTTTCTGGTCGGCAATGGATCAAAATACTCAGCAGCGCATGTCTAAGGAGAAAAGAGATGCAATACTTAAAGTTGTTGTGAAGCATTTCTTTATTGAGAAGGAAGTCACTTCAACGTTGGTGATGGACTCCTTATATAGTGGATTGAAGGCTCTTGAGGATCAGGCTAAAGGCAAGAAGGGGAGGGCGAAGTTGTTAGATGTCGAAGAAATGCCAGCTCCTATTGTTTGTGTGGACAAAGATATGTTTGTGTTGGTGGATGATGTGCTTCTACTACTTCAGAGGGCTGCACTGGAACCATTGCCTCCTAAAGACGAGAAAGGCCCTCAAAATCGCACAAAG gATGGAAGTTCTGGGGATGACTTTAACAAGGACTTCATTGAGCATGATGAAAAGAGGCTTACAGAATTGGGTCGTAGAACTGTGGAAATATTTGCCCTTATCCATATATTCAG caataaaattgaagttgCCTACCAGGAAGCTGTTGCTTTGAAGAGGCAAGAAGAGCTTATCCGTGAAGAAGAGGCATCATGGCTAGCTGAGAGTGAGCAGAAGTCCAAACGTGGAGCgctagaaaaggaaaagaaattaaagaagaaacag TCTAAACAAAAGCGGAACAATCGCAAAGGGAGGGATAGAGGGAGGGAGAGTGTTGTAACCCAAGAGAAGCTACTAGATGAATTACCTAGTGAAACAAGAGACTCCTTTGTGGAGGATGAGCCACCTGTGGTTGAAAAGCCTGATGTGATGGAAGATATTTCCGATGTGTCAGACTCAGTGGATGGTGTTGCTGAGGTAGTTCCGCTTGATTCAGAAGAAAGGGATGCCAGTCTTGTCAGTTGGGATAATGACACATCAGAAGTTCATCATTTAACAGAAGCTGGTAGCAGTGAAATTGATGGGCTGTCATCTGTACCGAATGGAACTGATAGGAGGAGCTCATCTGCGATGGATGATAGCTCCTCAACATGTTCTACAGACTCGGTCCCCTCAGTAGTAATGACTGGATCCTACAAGGGAAGTTCATtttcaaactatcaaaataaaaaattacgtAGCAG AGAGAAGAGTCGACAAGGTAAGGTCACATGTGATGGAGTAGGTTGGGCAAATGGAATGGATAATCGGACAACTGTGCCTGTAGTAGATGCAATGGATATTCGTGATGCCTCTGGAAATAGCAAAGCTGGTGAATCTGAATCAGAAACTCCTCAGTCCATGCAGGGGCAGATTAACTGCATTGAGCAGAGTGCATTTAAGAAA GAAGAAGTTGTACCACCCAAGAAGAAATTGGACTCCAAAGATCTCGATGTGGAAAGATCTAATAAAGAAAAGGCAATAGCTTCACCGCCTTCTCCCAAAAGCCCTCCCAGAAATCTGCCATCTGGTCTTCCATTGAAGTCGGGGCAAAATGTTATGTTGAAGTCAGAGCAAAAGATTTCCGCTCCAGTGGATCCTGCTCCAGTTAAGAAAGTTTCATTAAATAGCTCACCACAGAGTGGAAAAGTCTCATCTTTAATCACTTTGTCCCAGAACTCACGCATGTCCAAACTAGAGGCCTCGAATACAATAGCTGAAAAACCAACAGAAAAACCCGTGCCACAGCAAGTGCCTTCAATGTCAAGGCCTTCTAGTGCTCGTCTAACCATGGTTCAGACAGCAACTGGCCGGTTGGGTCCTGATCTGTCACCAGATACTCATAGTCATGGTCCACAGTCTTACCAAAATGCCATAATGAGTCACCCCGTTGGTTCAGGTTCTGCTGCTTTTAACCATCCCAGCCCTACAAGTTCTGGAATAACTCCATCTACAGCATACTCACAGTCACCATCCTTGTTATCTGCCCCCATGTTTGTACCGCAGAGCTCTGAAAGGGTAGGCCTAAACTCTGTTCAGTCTGGCTTCTCGTATGGCATGGGGACTGTGGATGTTGTACAGAATGGGCCTCAGTGGCTTGAAGGTTCTCAAAGGGATGGCAATAGGATTCTTCATCATGATCCTTCTCCTCTGCTTAATGGCATTCAATACCTCGACTTGTACAAGCCTGTAAACGTTGGATCACGGAAGCATTTCTCCCCTGAGTTTTCAGCTTCTACTTCTGGATGTCACACCCAGGGCGTGGTAACAGATGAGTTTCCACATCTTGATATCATCAATGATTTGCTTGATGACGAACAAGGGATTAAAAGAGACAGGACGAACACAGTTTTCCAGTCTCTTTGCAATGGGCGGCTCTTAAATCGACAATTCAGTTATCCTCGTGAAGTGGGTGAATCAGGTGACTTGGGGACCTCATCCAGTTCTGGCAGGATTGAGCGATCACAGAGTTACCAAGATGACAGATTCCGGCGGGGATATAGCCCACCTAGCAGTCATTTTGACTCGATGGGGGACTTTTTTCCCCGTTCTAATCGTTCGTTACCTTATGCTAATGGGCACATTGATGGGCTGATGCCAAACCATTGGCAGCCGACTAGTTATGACCTATCTTTACTAGGCGGCACGAGGAATGCGGATGGTGATGGCTATCCATATTATAGTTCAAATTTGGCATGTGGTATCAATGGCTATACTGTCTACCGGCCTTCAAATGGACATTGA
- the LOC120011964 gene encoding AT-hook motif nuclear-localized protein 20-like, with the protein MDHPAANPPNLNNKDNNLEISINHHHNSKRSGAVDDEDRDTSDEPREGAVEIGSRRPRGRPPGSKNKPKPPIFVTRDSPNAFRSHVIEIAGGADVAESIAQFARRRQRGVCVLSGSGTVANVTLRQPAAPTSVVALHGRLEILSLTGTFLPGPSPPGATGLTVYLAGGQGQVVGGSVVGALVAAGPVMIIAATFTNATYERLPLEDDDEDGGDRIKSGGSNGSPPPPMMAGGGGQSSGLPDPSSSQLPMFNLPPNLMPNGGQLGHDAFGWAPHVRPPY; encoded by the coding sequence ATGGATCACCCGGCAGCCAATCCACCTAACCTTAACAACAAAGACAACAACCTGGAAATCTCAATCAACCACCACCACAACAGCAAAAGAAGTGGCGCCGTCGACGACGAAGATCGGGACACTAGCGACGAGCCTAGAGAGGGCGCGGTAGAAATCGGTTCCCGTAGGCCCAGAGGCCGTCCTCCCGGATCCAAAAACAAGCCAAAACCACCCATCTTCGTGACCCGTGACAGCCCAAACGCGTTCCGCAGCCACGTCATAGAGATAGCAGGAGGAGCTGACGTGGCTGAGAGCATTGCCCAATTCGCTAGAAGGCGTCAGAGAGGCGTTTGCGTGCTCAGCGGAAGTGGAACGGTAGCTAACGTCACGCTAAGACAGCCCGCGGCACCAACTTCTGTCGTGGCACTTCACGGTAGGCTCGAAATTCTCTCGCTAACAGGAACATTCCTACCCGGACCCTCCCCACCCGGCGCAACCGGACTAACAGTGTACTTAGCCGGCGGGCAAGGGCAAGTGGTTGGAGGTAGTGTTGTAGGGGCATTAGTGGCGGCTGGACCAGTAATGATCATTGCGGCGACATTCACAAATGCCACCTACGAGAGATTGCCTCTcgaggatgatgatgaagatggaggTGATCGGATCAAAAGTGGAGGGAGTAATGGTTCACCGCCGCCGCCAATGATGGCAGGTGGCGGTGGACAATCGAGTGGATTGCCTGATCCGTCGTCGTCACAGCTGCCAATGTTTAATCTGCCGCCGAATTTGATGCCTAATGGTGGACAGTTAGGGCATGATGCGTTTGGTTGGGCACCTCATGTGAGGCCGCCTTACTAG
- the LOC120012220 gene encoding bet1-like SNARE 1-2: MSYRREHRASKASLFDEDLEEGGLRTSASYSHDISEHDNDKAVDSLQDRVLFLKRLTGDIHEEVESHNRLLEKMGSNMDSSRGIMSGTMDRFKMVFEKKSNRRMCKLVGYFVLSFLMIYWLIRFLKYFMST; encoded by the exons GGAGCATCGTGCTTCCAAAGCTTCTCTCTTTGATGAAGATCTCGAGGAAGGTGGTCTCAGGACATCTGCCTCATACTCCCATGATATTAGTGAACATGATAACGACAAGGCTGTGGATAGTTTGCAAGACAGAGTTCTTTTTCTTAAAAGA TTAACAGGTGATATACACGAAGAGGTGGAGAGCCATAATCGTTTACTTGAAAAAATG GGAAGCAACATGGATTCATCAAGGGGTATAATGTCCGGAACAATGGATCGATTCAAGATG GTATTTGAGAAGAAATCAAACCGTAGAATGTGCAAACTTGTGGGATATTTTGTGTTGTCTTTCCTGATGATATATTGGCTCATCAG GTTCCTTAAATATTTCATGAGCACTTAA
- the LOC120011794 gene encoding uncharacterized protein At2g34160-like, with translation MEVTAVALVKEIKAIDGGKNANDDNKLVVLEISTDGDLDGKIASTIGAESVQKKKKNRIQVSNTKKPFLFYLNLAKKYINQYNDVELSALGMAIPTVVTISEILKENGLATLKKIETSTIPLKDEDKGRLITKAKIEIVLEKVAEELEEPTGAIVSCC, from the exons ATGGAGGTTACCGCCGTGGCTCTTGTAAAGGAGATTAAGGCTATTGACGGAGGCAAGAACGCCAACGATGACAACAAGCTTGTTGTTCTGGAGATTTCTACGGATGGAGATCTAGATGGAAAGATCGCTTCTACTATTGGTGCTGAGTCggttcagaagaagaagaagaaccgaaTTCAAGTCTCTAACACCAAGAAACCCTTCCTCTTCTACTTGAATCTTGCCAAG AAGTACATCAATCAATACAATGATGTGGAGCTCTCTGCCTTGGGGATGG CTATTCCTACTGTTGTCACAATTTCTGAGATTCTGAAAGAAAATGGACTGGCAACTCTGAAAA AGATTGAGACCTCTACAATTCCCTTAAAGGATGAGGATAAGGGCCGCCTGATTACAAAGGCTAAG ATTGAAATTGTGCTTGAAAAGGTTGCCGAGGAACTTGAGGAGCCCACTGGTGCAATAGTAAGCTGCTGCTGA
- the LOC120013508 gene encoding DNA repair protein XRCC4-like — translation MDTARHTCLKLQLSNAEDSIFVKGTWFDSHFDLFVTDGQQSWICNASEEDVSERASQWDQPVSEYIELAERYLGFQQPGSVYGFADAGDGSKRLSWTFEREGTKLEWRWKCQPSPNSKKTTAGILDFLMDANIRLSEEVFRKTQSFERLKVEAEMCLAQSEMFNNEKMEFESAIYAKFLAVLNSKKAKLRELRDQLSMQKTVGKLPEEDEEFTDRTEIMDDESEDKESDKESPKKREGMSKDVAPSRARGRKRTTRR, via the exons atggataCAGCCAGACACACATGCCTGAAGCTCCAGCTCTCAAACGCCGAGGACTCTATCTTCGTCAAAGGCACTTGGTTCGATTCTCACTTCGACCTCTTCGTTACTGATGGCCAGCAATCTTGGATCTGCAATG CTTCAGAGGAGGACGTGAGTGAGAGAGCATCGCAGTGGGACCAACCAGTAAGTGAATACATCGAATTGGCCGAGCGGTACCTAGGGTTTCAACAGCCTGGTTCGGTCTATGGGTTTGCCGATGCTGGTGATGGCTCTAAAAGA TTATCGTGGACCTTTGAGAGGGAAGGAACTAAGCTTGAATGGCGATGGAAATGTCAGCCATCGCCTAATAGTAAGAAGACGACAGCTGGGATCTTGGACTTCCTTATGGATGCAAATATAAGGCTAAGT GAAGAAGTTTTCAGGAAGACCCAATCATTCGAGCGGCTGAAAGTGGAAGCTGAGATGTGTTTAGCACAGAGTGAGATGTTCAACAATGAGAAGATGGAGTTTGAGTCTGCAATTTATGCCAAG TTCCTTGCGGTCCTGAACTCAAAGAAAGCCAAACTGAGGGAGCTTCGAGATCAGCTTTCTATGCAGAAGACAGTTGGGAAATTgccagaagaagatgaagagttCACAGACAGAACTGAGATCATGGATGACGAAAGTGAGGACAAGGAGAGTGACAAAGAATCTCCAAAGAAACGTGAAGGCATGTCAAAGGATGTAGCACCAAGTAGGGCTCGTGGTCGAAAGAGGACTACCCGGAGATAG
- the LOC120013224 gene encoding ethylene receptor 2-like, with protein MLRILASGLLISSVLISGSAANNGFPRCNCDDEGSLWSIESILECQRVSDLLIAVAYFSIPLELLYFVSCSNVPFKWVLFQFIAFIVLCGLTHLLNAWTYVEHTFQLMLALTVFKILTALVSCATAITLITLLPLLLRVKVREFMLKKKAWDLGREVGMIMKQKEAGLHVSMLTQEIRKSLDRHTILYTTLVELSKTLGLQTCAVWMPNETNSQMNLTHELNMRNFYSCSLAITDPDVERITKSDGVNILVPDSALAVASCGQAGKSGPVAAIRVPVLHGSNFKGGTPELVHTCYGILALVLPCQQQRSWSNQEVEIIRVVADQVAVALSHAAVLEESQLMREKLEEQNRALQQAKKNAMMASQTRNSFQKVMSDGMRRPMHLILGLLSMIQDGNLSTDQRLIVDAMLKTSDVLSALINDVMEISAKNSGSFPLEMRSFSLHAMIREAACLAKCLCVYRGFGFSTVVDNTLPDHVMGDERRVFQVILHMVGNLLSSNNGRGSVILRVISVGGSQEWSDQRWAGWKQSSSDGNVYVRFEIGVQDSGPQSDASSSAVQLGRKRDASEGLDEGLSFSICKKIVQLMQGNIWVVPNPHGDAQSMALVLRFQLRPSIAIAI; from the exons ATGTTGAGGATATTGGCATCTGGGCTTTTGATTTCGTCTGTCCTTATATCTGGATCTGCGGCCAATAATGGCTTCCCGAGATGTAATTGCGACGATGAAGGGAGCCTATGGAGCATTGAGAGCATTCTGGAATGTCAAAGAGTGAGTGATCTCTTGATTGCTGTGGCCTACTTTTCGATTCCTCTTGAGCTGTTGTACTTTGTGAGCTGCTCGAATGTTCCATTCAAGTGGGTCCTGTTTCAGTTCATTGCCTTCATCGTTCTGTGTGGGTTGACTCATCTGCTAAATGCCTGGACCTATGTCGAACACACTTTTCAGCTGATGCTAGCCCTCACTGTTTTCAAGATCTTGACTGCTCTGGTATCGTGTGCCACTGCCATTACACTTATTACCCTTCTTCCCTTACTTCTCAGAGTCAAGGTCCGGGAATTCATGTTGAAGAAAAAAGCCTGGGATCTTGGGCGTGAGGTTGGGATGATAATGAAACAGAAAGAAGCTGGTTTACATGTTTCTATGCTTACTCAAGAGATCCGGAAGTCTCTTGATAGGCATACGATTTTGTATACAACACTGGTTGAGCTATCTAAGACATTGGGCTTGCAAACTTGTGCTGTTTGGATGCCTAATGAGACCAATTCTCAGATGAATTTAACTCATGAGCTGAATATGAGGAATTTCTATAGTTGTTCTTTAGCAATTACTGATCCGGATGTTGAGAGGATTACAAAGAGCGATGGAGTAAATATCCTTGTGCCTGACTCGGCACTAGCTGTGGCAAGTTGTGGACAAGCTGGTAAGTCAGGACCAGTCGCTGCAATTAGGGTTCCAGTGCTTCATGGTTCCAATTTCAAAGGAGGAACTCCAGAGTTAGTCCATACTTGTTATGGCATATTGGCTTTAGTCCTTCCATGCCAGCAGCAAAGATCTTGGAGCAACCAGGAAGTAGAGATAATTAGAGTGGTTGCTGATCAGGTGGCTGTGGCTCTCTCTCATGCAGCGGTTCTTGAAGAGTCCCAGCTGATGAGGGAAAAACTGGAGGAGCAGAACCGAGCACTGCAGCAGGCTAAGAAAAATGCTATGATGGCAAGCCAAACTAGAAACTCATTTCAGAAGGTTATGAGTGATGGCATGAGGAGGCCAATGCACTTGATTTTGGGTTTGCTTTCAATGATTCAAGATGGGAATTTGAGTACTGATCAACGACTTATTGTTGATGCGATGCTGAAGACAAGTGATGTTTTGTCTGCCTTGATAAACGATGTGATGGAGATTTCCGCAAAAAATAGTGGTAGCTTTCCACTGGAGATGAGATCTTTCAGCTTGCACGCCATGATAAGAGAAGCAGCTTGCCTTGCCAAGTGCTTGTGTGTCTATAGGGGCTTTGGTTTCTCCACTGTGGTTGACAATACTTTACCTGATCATGTCATGGGTGATGAAAGAAGAGTTTTTCAAGTGATCTTGCATATGGTTGGGAATCTGTTGAGCAGCAACAATGGAAGAGGGTCGGTAATACTTAGAGTTATATCAGTGGGTGGAAGTCAGGAATGGAGTGATCAAAGATGGGCTGGCTGGAAACAGAGCTCATCTGATGGGAATGTATATGTTAGATTTGAAATCGGGGTACAGGATAGTGGTCCTCAATCAGACGCCTCAAGTTCAGCAGTGCAGCTTGGTAGAAAGAGAGATGCAAGCGAGGGACTTGATGAGGGCTTGAGCTTCagtatttgtaaaaaaatagtGCAG TTGATGCAAGGTAACATCTGGGTAGTCCCAAACCCTCACGGTGATGCCCAAAGTATGGCACTTGTCCTACGGTTTCAACTCCGACCATCCATTGCAATAGCTATCTGA
- the LOC120013564 gene encoding FHA domain-containing protein At4g14490-like — protein sequence MDPPPLKLLMLQGPREGETLEFGVRSTVRVGRVVTGNNVTIKDAGISSKHVFIGFESGQWVIRDLDSSNGTLLNSSKLTPQTSYPINHGDTIKLGEYTSILVKIDDLDSVKPPRIAGPEGNMRSSNVEGLIEDKSQSTSQILENRRRGRPRKGGALKNELKSLGIPEAVGPAKEQNWKPELQQMSLRVTRSGKNLSVDCTAMEIDDNKIRRGARRGRPPRPEPLEIIQVDDSEDDKENVKESNLEERDSEEDKKKKDNDREPPPERARVDAVKENVKGLTMQEDNCKEDINQSEHGVPKSSNKEEETLDLEKMTLGQWFDYMEVHLQKQIVEETEVLIEGMRQKAEQVHAYKMQQKKKRAKEKEKDKDVVLVNVR from the coding sequence ATGGATCCGCCTCCTCTGAAGCTTTTGATGTTACAAGGCCCTCGCGAGGGGGAGACGCTGGAATTCGGGGTCCGATCTACAGTCCGCGTCGGGCGGGTTGTTACTGGAAACAATGTGACCATCAAAGACGCCGGCATATCGTCCAAGCACGTCTTCATCGGATTTGAGTCAGGTCAGTGGGTCATCCGCGACCTAGACTCCTCGAACGGTACCTTACTCAACTCCTCCAAGCTCACTCCACAGACGTCATACCCTATCAACCATGGCGACACCATCAAGCTCGGCGAATACACATCCATCCTCGTCAAAATCGACGACCTAGATTCTGTGAAACCGCCCAGGATCGCCGGACCGGAGGGAAACATGAGAAGTAGCAATGTAGAAGGATTAATTGAAGATAAATCGCAGAGCACTTCGCAGATTTTGGAGAATCGGCGGCGAGGGAGGCCCAGGAAAGGTGGGGCTTTGAAGAATGAACTTAAGAGCCTGGGTATTCCGGAGGCTGTAGGTCCTGCGAAGGAGCAAAATTGGAAGCCAGAATTGCAGCAAATGAGTTTGAGGGTTACCCGGAGTGGAAAGAATTTGAGTGTGGATTGTACAGCAATGGAGATCGATGATAACAAGATCAGACGGGGAGCAAGAAGGGGGAGACCCCCACGTCCAGAGCCACTGGAGATTATCCAAGTCGATGATAGTGAAGACGATAAAGAAAATGTGAAGGAGTCAAACCTTGAAGAAAGAGATAGTGAAGaggacaagaaaaaaaaagataatgatCGGGAACCACCACCAGAGAGAGCTAGAGTGGATGCTGTAAAGGAGAATGTGAAGGGATTAACCATGCAAGAAGATAATTGTAAAGAGGATATAAATCAAAGTGAACATGGTGTTCCGAAGAGCAGTAATAAGGAGGAAGAAACCCTGGATTTGGAGAAAATGACTCTAGGACAATGGTTTGATTACATGGAGGTTCATTTACAAAAACAGATTGTTGAAGAGACTGAGGTGTTGATTGAGGGTATGAGGCAGAAAGCTGAGCAAGTTCACGCATACAAGATGcagcagaagaagaaaagggcaaaggagaaggagaaagaCAAGGATGTGGTTCTTGTCAATGTTAGATAG